The window GTTGACGGCTGGTGGGCGCGTCTTAGCTGTTACGGCTATTGGCGATACACTGTTGGAAGCCCGGGCAAAAGCATATGATAATATAGATCGCATTGATTTTAAGGGTATACAGTATAGAAGGGATATAGGAAAAGTTAAAGTATGAACTATTTGCAGATGTGCAATAAGCCCCATTACAGGGGTCTTTTTTTTTATATAAAAAGAAGGATTTTGTAAAACTTTGTAGAATTATAGTCATGGGCAATGGTTAAAAGGATATATAAAAGGAAGGCAAGCGCATGGAAAAGGTGGCACGAAAAATATTGGAATATATAGAGAATAAAATACCATTAAACGAGGAACAGAGGGATTACGTGTACCTCGGTCTCCAGCTTATCCTGGAGAGTTTAATAGAAGTAATTACCATCCTGATCATTGCTCTTATTTTAGGAATTTTTATTGAAACGCTTGTGATAGTGCTGGTGGCTGGAGTCTTTAAGCTCATATCCGGTGGAGCTCATTGTACAACTTTTGGTTCATGTTATACCTTTTCTATTATTTTATACCCATTGTCAGGAATAATTGCAAATTATATGATAATAACAAATTATATTAAATTACATCACATATACATTCTTTTTTCTTTAATAGGAATTGCTTGCTTTTTTTATGCTCCTTCACAGATATCAATTAAACCTATAGCTGATGAATTGCGTTTTCGATATAAAGTCACATCATTATTATTTGTAATGATGACTTTTATAGCTGTGTTTATCCTGTATACGCGTGATTACAGAGTTTTATCTATTAGTATAAGCATTGCTATGCTTTTTCAGGCCTTTTTTATAACCCCTTTGGGTTTTTATGTTACACAAGTCTTTGATACGTTATTTGCTAAATTAGCAGCTGGGAAGGGGGTGGACCCATGACTTATGAACTTATTGATGTGTTTATTATTACCATACCTGAAACTTTTGTGACGCTGTTGGTAGTGTTGCAGTTATTAGATAGAAAATTAAATTTAAAAAAAATATTGGTAGCAAGTGTATTGCAGGGTTTTGCTACCTTTGTTATAAGGCAGATACATATATATTCATTGTTGCATTCTATACTGCAGATTTTTATGTGTATTTTGATAGTCGCTTATTTATTTAAAATTGATTTTAAACTGGTGTTTGTAGCACTTGTCATAACCGTTGTTGTATATGGCTTCATAGAACAACTGTCAATATATTTGGTATTGAAGGTTTTGCACAAAACTTTAAGTGAAGTTATGAACAATCAGCTGTGGGAATTTGTGGTCTTTGTGCCTCAGTTATTGTATATGGTTATCATATATTTTATTTTGCGCAGGTTTAATATAACCATAACCAGTGCATAGGTGAAAGAAGGAAAACCATGAAAGAAAAATTTATGTCAATTATTGTGTATATAGTTGTTTTGTTGTTGTTATTGGCGTTGATAAATTTTGGCTACTATTACATTTTTACAGGGGTTATGGATTATAACACAGGACTTGTTGGCTTAATAGTTATGGACGTAGTATTGCTATTATTTGCAATTTATGGTATTATAATGATAAGGAATATATTTAAGATGATAGAGACTGAAAATGAGCACATGATAAGAGAGATAAATTATAAAAACCTGGAGGAGATAAATAAAAGCCTGAGGGTGCAAAGGCATGATTTTTTAAACAATATACAGGTCATATATGGACTTTTATCTATTAATATGCCAGATGAAGCAATGAAGTATATACAGGAAATGTTTACGGAGCTGAAAAAATTTGAAAATATATTTAAGACAAAAGATATAGCTGTGAATGCTCTTTTGAATTCAAAGTATTCTATTGCTAAGATTAAAAATATAGATATGAGATTTGATGTAAGGAGTCAATTAGAGTATCTTGATTTAATGCCCCATGAGATCACGCAAATTTTGGGCAATGTAATTGATAATGCCATAGAAGCTGTTGAAGGGGAGGAAGAAAAGATTATATACATAAAGGTGTATGAGGATGAAATTTATTATCATTTTGATGTATATAATAAAGGGCCAAATATTCCGGAGGAAATAAGGTATAATATATTTGACTATGGCTTTAGCACAAAGCAAAAGGAGGGCCGTGGAGTAGGACTTTATATAGCAAACTCTTTGCTTTCAGCTAAGGGTGGAAAAATAGAGGCTGTTAACCTGGATGATGGAGTAGAATTTAGAATATACGTTAAAAAAACATCATCCTGTTAACATATTATAAAAATGAGGGGGAGTAAAAATGAAAAATCATGGTACGTTATGGTCGTTGCTTGTATCCTTGATAAGGCTGGTAGCCATTGCTGACGTTAGTTCTGCGTCGTGGTGGACATTTCATCAGCCAGAAATTCCCTATAAATTGAAGAAATGATGTAGCAAAATAATGAAATATTCCATTATTTTATTACTTAGGGGTGCTTTTGCGCCCTTTTTTGTGCTATAATTATATTATAATCACATTTGTAAAAAAGTTGCTTTGGAGGATATTACAAATGATGAAAAATGTGGAATGGGGGGGGGGGGGGGGTATTTATTACCACACCCTCCAATAATTTATATCAAATTTAATACTAACTTTTTGCGAATACGTGATTATTCAAAGGCGTTGTTTGATCACATGAATAATACTGCTTTTTATACTGCTCTTATCTGCGAAGCGTTAAACTTAGACGAAGAAGAAATAGAGCTATTTATTACCGGGGCATTACTTCACGATGTTGGTAAGACGAAGATAAGCAATGATATACTTAATAAAAAGGGGCCGTTAAGCCCTGTAGAATGGTTGGAAATAAAAAAGCATCCAATTTACGGTGTAAAAATTGTAAGTGATGAATATAAAGTGCTCAAAGATATCATTCCTATTGTCAGGTATCATCACGAAAGATTTGATGGGAAAGGGTATTTTGGGGTCAAGGGTAAGTCGGTGCCTTTAGGCGCTAAAATTGTGTCTATAGCAGATGCTTTTGATGCTATGTATATGATAAGGCCTTACAGGAAAGCGTTAGATTTTAAAGCCGTTATCAAAGAAATATGTAGGTGTAGCGGTACACAGTTTGATCCTTATATCGTTCAGACAATAAATAACTATTATGGATTTTATGATGGCAATGATGCAAATATTAATGTACTGAAAGAAATAATAGAACGGGGAAAAGGCTGGCTTAATCGATTACTTGAGTGGAACATACCTTTTGATTACGTAAATAGTTTTAGTTTATTATTAGACAGGTTAATAAATGAATATTACGTTTCGGTGTTATTTGCTAAAAATCCTCGCTAATATTGATTTTTTTTGCGATCCTTTTTGCCTTTGCCTCCATTCTTCTATAAATTTATCGACTTTATCAAATTCCATATTGGTTGCTGCGATTTCGGTTTTTATATCATTAATGGTGTTGATTATGTACATTCTGCTTTGTGTATTTTCTTGGCGTATTTCGTCCATCAGTTGAGATTTAAATGCTTCCATGTAATCGATAAAATTGTTGTATAGCGCTATCTCCGTGGAATTATCTTTTGCTACAATATCAGTTTGTGGGGTCTGTTCAATGACATTATTGTTTTCCAGTATTTTCTTTATGGCTTTTAGATTAAGTCCTTGCTCTTTTAAAAAAAATATTTTTTCGAAAAGTTCTATCTCTGCTTTACCAAATATCCGCTGTCCCAGCTCATTCCTCGGTATATTAAGGTTTAGTTCTTTTTCATACCATCGTATGGTTTGAATGGTGGTATTAAATCTTTCTGCCATTTCTCCAATGGAGATCATGATTTCTGCATCTTCCATCACGTTTCCCCCTTACGATATGGTATTATAATTCCACATCAAGTTTTATTTACCATTATTATACATTATTATAAAACTATTGTAAAGTATTACTATAGAAATTTTTTTATTAAGTTGCAATAGACTATAGCAGCTTAACAAAAAACAAAAAAGAGTTCCTGATAGGAACTCTTTTTAGCGCCTGTATACACCATCTGCATTATAGTTACCGGTGTTTTTATCGGTAAACGTCTTGCAGCATGTTTCCATACATGTGCTTACAGGTGTTGTGGCCATTGTAGCAGCATTTCGGGGTGCATCAAATGATTCGCCTTTTTCGTTAGCTACTTTATCTGATGTAACAAGAATTTCATTGGCCTGGCATATATTGCCTGAACCCCAATAATGGCAGTTATTTACGCTGCAATGGATATGCTGTTGTGGCATTATGATTACCTCCTTATAAATTTATTTCTATGTTTATTATTAGTCAAATACAGGAGGTAATATACCAGAATGAAATTTAAGAAGAAACTTTTTAAAATGCTGGTACGATGGCGCCTTTGTATTTATCCTCAATAAATTTCTTTACTTCGGGAGAATTTAAGGCTTTTGCCAATGCTTTAATTGCGGGGTTATCTTTATTATCAGGCCTTGTTACCAGTATATTGGCATAAGGAGAATCTTTATCTTCTATTATCAAAGCGTCTTTTAGCGGGTTTAATTTAGCGTCAAGGGCGTAATTGCCGTTTATTATAGCGCCATCTACATCTTGTAATACACGAGGTAGTTGAGCGGCATCAAGCTCTTGAAATTTGATGTGTTTTGGATTGTCTACAATATCCTTTTGCGTTGCTGTAAGAGGAGCGCCTTTTCTTAACTTGATGATATTGTATTTCTGCAATAGGAGCAATGCTCTACCTGAATTAGTTGGATCATTGGGTATAGCGATGGTTGCTCCGTCTCTTAGTTGACTGATTTTTTTGATTTTGGTTGAATACAGACCCATGGGTTCTATATGAACTTTAGTAACGGCAACTAGATTTGTTCCTTTTTCCTTGTTAAATTCATCGAGATAGGGTTTATGCTGGAAGAAATTTGCATCCAACTGTTTGTCGTAAACTGCTTCATTAGGTGTTACATAATCTGTCATTTCCTGTATTTCTAGCTTTATGCCCTGTTTTTCCAGCATTGGCTTGACAAAAGCCAATATTTCGGCGTGAGGGACAGGGGATGCCCCTACCTTAAGTACTACTTCGGTTTTACTTTTATTGTTGGCAGCATTATTTGTGCTTGAAGATGAATTGCTACCGGAGCCAGCTGTTGTTTTGTTGACACATCCTGTTATTAAAAACAGTACAAGGTATAATACCAAGAAAATTGATAAAAATTTTTTCAATTTTGTTCCTCCTTTACTTTTTATTTAATATTGTTGCAATATAATTGCCTGCGGATTGGATTGCCTGAACCAATAAAACAAGTATTACTATAGTAGCAATCAATACATCAGTCTGAAACCTCATGTAACCGTACCTTATAGCAAGATCGCCCAATCCCCCACCGCCGATGGCACCGGCCATGGCTGAATAGCCTATGATGTTTATTATTGTAAGGGTAATTCCGAGAACCAGTGAAGATCTCGCTTCGGGGAGCAGTACTTTAAATATGATTTGGGGTATTGATGCGCCCATGGATAGAGAAGCTTCTATGATGCCCCAATCTACTTCCAGCAATGAATTTTCTATTACCCTTGCTACGAAAGGCGTCGCTGATAAAGCCAAGGGAACAATAGCGGCTGTAGTCCCAATGGTAGTACCTACGATCAATCTGGAAAGCGGGAATATGGCAATCATGAGGATAATGAAAGGAACAGATCTTGCCATGTTTATAATGAACCCCAGTATGTTGTTCAAGCGAGGTTTCTCCCATATATTTCCTTCACGTGTTATTACTAAGATAATTCCCAATGGTGCTCCTATAAGGACAGAAAAGAGCGTAGAGAAAAATACCATGTAAATGGTCTGGAGCAAGGATGGAGCTATGATATTATATAAATTTACGAGTTCATCTGTCAACAAGCTCATTTGTTAACACCTCTACTTTCAAGCCGGTTTCCTTTAAGTATTCAATGGAGTGCAAGATGTTATCAGGATTACCTGTAATACTTATGAGAAGTTTGCCTATAGATATATCTCTGACATTGTCTACGCTACCTTTGATTATATTTACGTCCACATCAAATTTTTTTATCATCCTGGAGATGACAGGTTCACTGGTGATAGATCCCCTAAAACTTATTTTTACAAATTTTTCATCGGGCTTACTACTGATTTTTATACTTTCAGGTAAACTCTCCGTTATATCTTCGATAAAAGTCCTGGTAGTATCTGCTGATGGATTGGTAAATAAATCCACTACGCTGGCCTGTTCAATTATTTTTCCATTTTCAATAACAGCCACTTCATCGCATATCTCTTTTATGACGTCCATTTCATGTGTGATTATTACAATTGTGATGCCAAATTTTCTATTTATATCCTTTAGCAAATGGAGAATAGACTTGGTGGTCTTGGGATCCAGTGCTGAGGTAGCTTCATCACTCAGGAGAATTCGAGGATGGTTGGCCAATGCCCTTGCTATACCGACCCTTTGCTTTTGCCCGCCGCTTAGCTGTGAGGGATAGGCCTGGGACTTTTCTTCCAGATCTACTAGCCGCAGCAGCTCATATACCCTTTCTTTTATCTTTTTTTTCGGATAACCTGCTATCATAAGAGGAAAAGCTACATTTTCAAAGACGGTGGCATTTGACAGCAGGTTAAAGTGCTGGAAGATCATGCCGATTTTTTTGCGGGCTTCTCTTAAGCTTTTTTTATCCAGAGAAGTAATATCTATATCATCGATGTATATGCGGCCGCTAGTGGGTTCTTCAAGCCTGTTTATACATCTTACTAAAGAAGATTTACCAGCACCGCTTAAACCAATGATCCCAAATATACTGCCATCTTTGATGGTCAAATTGATATTGTCTAATGCTATTACTTTTTGACCTCCAGCATCGTATATCTTTGATAAATTTTGTATTTTTATCATTTTACTCCTCCGTCTTTTTTACATCTTTATTTACAACAAAAAAACCTCTCTTGAAAGAGGTGTGTTCCTCTCTCATCTTTCAGGGATAACCCTGCTGGATTTAGCACCGTGCCTGATGCCGGTTGCCGGGTTTCATCGGGCCAGTCCCTCCACCGCTCTCGATAAGAGTTTGCATTATTGATTTATGCAACAAGTATATTAAAAAATGTTTAATATGTCAACATAATTTTTATTATTTTTAATTGTTATCGAAAGGACAGTTGACACGAACATAAGTTCGATATATAATATATTTGAGGTGGTAAAAGGTGTTAAATATTCCTATAAAGGCCGATCAGATATGTGCAATAATACCTAAGTTGTTTAATAGCAGAGCTTCTGTCGTGTTGATAGATATTTCTGGAAATAAATATGATGTACCAAGAAAGGTTAAATATGTTCTAAAATATATGGCGTGGTATTTTGCTGTGGATCTGGATGCTTTAAGAGAAGAATGTAGCAGAATATTAGGGAAAAAGTTATATCTTCCAGTACCTTTTAGAAAAGATATAATAATGATGCCTTTGAAATTAAGGCAAAGTGGGACCGGTGGAGAAACGACCGGCTATATTAACTATTGCTGTGTGAATATGAAGGAGTTTAAGGAACAGGACCTTATTTTGTGTAATGGTATATCTATAAAATGCTATAATTCTACCGATACAGTGTACAAGCATTTAAAGGCCGCCGAGACTATTTTATACGAGATGTTTGGTTATAACAATCTTATAAAAGAAAAGGACAGAAATTATATCTGCCCTTTATACTTGTAAACCATTTTTACTGGATGGTAGGATTGTTTGGCTCTTCTTAAACCGGGTATACCCATATCTTGCTCTCGGTTAATATAAGGTATGTGCGACCATACCTTTTCTGCAAAGCATTGATTTATAAATGCATAGAGGTCTGGTATATCCGGATTTGCCTTTTCAATATGTATCACAGCAGTTTCGGGATTTAGTAGTTCGCCGAAGGTATATGCTTCCACCTTTCCTCCAATCCGTATAACAATACCCTTTACGTCAAAATATCGATAGCTTTCAAAAAAGGTCTTAATAGATTGGAATTCATCTAGAAGACCAGGATTTTCTTGAATATCTTTATCCTGAAGCCATTTTTCCGTAAAATACAGACATTCCATGATATTGGTTTCGTTTAGAGTTTCGATACTATAGTTATATAGTTTTTTAAAACGGTTTACGTGGTTCTTTTTGGCATGATATTTACGGCCGGAGAGGTTTATGAGGTCACTGGTATTGTACACGTAGTCGCTATTATCTTCATCAAGCTCCATTTCTATACAGAATATTTCGCTTATTTTTTTAGCCAGCTTTTCTGGGAATCTCTCCAACAATGTATTTGAACCCTCGTCTTTATATCTTTTATATAACACCTCAAAAGCCCTTATTATATTTAATTCATCACCTATCGGCGGCAGAATAGCAGTAATGTTGTCCCTTTGAGAGATAAGACAAAGGCAATCGTTGATGATTTCATAATAAAGGTTATAATAATGATTCCACATGTAAAGGTTTGTGAAAGTGTATTCGGAATTTTGTGGAGGATACTTTCTAAAAAATTCGTTAAAGATGTTTTTGTCTTCTATGCTAAATTGTTTCACTAATCTCACCTCATATAATAAATAGTAAAAATATGTGTTTACTAATAATTATTATACCATATAGAGCTATTGCAACAAAATCATTTATATTGTAGAATAAATTTATATTTATAAGATTTCGAGGTGATATGATGTATGAACAATTTGCCAGGTTTTATGATAAATTAGGTTGGGGAGAATATGCTAAATCTTTATGGCCGTTGATTGTGGAGTATATGAATAGCATAAATTTTAAACCTGAGAATATGTTAGACGTGGCCTGTGGTACAGGTGTGCTGGCGATTATGGCATCAAGGGATGGTATAAAAGCTGAAGGTCTGGATATATCTAGTGAGATGCTGGAACAGGCTAAGAAAAATGCTATAGAAGCCGGTGTTAATGTGGTATATCACCAGTGTGATATGTGTGATTTTGACCTAAATAAGAAATATGATCTCATTACATGTACTTTTGATGCGATTAACCATCTGCGAACCTTTGAACAATGGGTTTCTATGTTTAAATGTGTTAAAAAACATTTAAACAGCAGCGGGCTTTTTATATTTGATATGAATACCTTGAAGGATTTAAGAGAAAATTGGAACAACATAAAGGTTAAAAAACACCCCAGAGGAGATTACCTCATCTCCAAAAGTATATCTTTTGGAGATATGGCCTGTGTAACTTTTACAGCGTTTATAAAAAAAGAAAACGGACTTTTCGAAGGATATGAGGAAAGCATAATGGAGGTTAGTTTTCCACTGGAAAAAGTAGTAGCTTCGCTGAAAGACATTGGCTTTACTAATGTAACCATTACAAACAGGCATTTTAAACTGGTAGAAACAGAAAGCCTTGATAGAGCATTTATATCCTGCAGGGCATGACAATAAATTTGTTGCAAAGACTGCGATTATAAAATATAATTGAAGAGGTTTATAACATTAGGAATTGGATGGGTGATTAAATGCTTGATGTAGATTTGGGCAGGTTGCTTTTAGTATGCATTGCTACCTTTATAATTCAATTTATTGATACGCTATCTTATTCAATAAGGCCATCAGGCGTGAGGACGGGTAAAATAGCAATTGCCTTGTCGCTTTTTAATATCCTGGCATTGATATCAAGGCTTTCTAATATGATACAGACCCCTTTCCTTGGTAGTATTGTTGACATCGCAATAAAAGAGCATAAGGTTGCATCTCTGGCTATAGTGTTTAGACTTGTAATATTGTCAGCTACAGTGGCTACCATATTAGGGATTCTATTTATACCATCTTTTGTCAGAATATTTTCTAAGGCTATAAATAGATTGGATGTGGCGGGTTCTGTTCCGCGCCTTATACTTGATTCTATGTCAATAAGGCGCATAAAGGATCTATCTCAGAACATTGTGAGGCCTAGAATAGATATGATACAAAATACTAGGAACGCCAATATACCAAAAGGTTTTTTGATTTTCAATGTACTTATAACCGCCATTTATACCGTAGGAATGTTATCAGCCATTTATGCAGGAGCGCTGTTGCCTCAATTTAGATTGACAGCGAGTTCGCTGTCGGGTATTATTAATGGTATAGCGACGATACTCCTGGCAGTGGTAGTAGATCCCATAGCTGCTATGGTTACCGATCAGGCCCTTCATGGTAAAAGGACGCTCAAAGATGTAAACGCGATGGTGATTTACCTTGTAGGTGGAAAGCTCCTTGGTACTATTTTAGGCCAGATTATATTTGTGCCCGCTGCTGAATTTATTGTCTTCATAGCAAAATTGATCGTCTAGAGGTGTTTTGATTGAATGAAGAGAGGATAAAAAATGCGATAAGGGTTATACTGGAGGAAATAGGCGAAGATCCTGACAGAGAAGGCCTGAGGGATACACCTGACAGGGTATACAGGATGTATAAAGAAATCTTTTCGGGCATTGGTTCTGATCCTCAGGATGTTTTGACAGCCGTATTTCATGAACAACATAAAGAGCTGGTGATTGTTAAAGATATAAGGTTTTATTCTGTATGTGAACATCATATGGTGCCTTTTTTTGGGAAGGCCCATGTAGGTTACTTGCCTGATGGAAAAATTATAGGTTTGAGCAAAATAGCTCGTTTAGTGGATATAGTGAGCAAGAGGCTTCAGCTACAGGAAAGAATGACTCAGATGATAGCTGATGCCATGAATCAACGGTTAGAACCTAAAGGTGTTATAGTAATGCTGGAGGCAGAGCATCTCTGTATGAGCATGAGAGGTATTAAAAGGCCCGGATCAACAACGGTTACTATAGCGACAAGAGGAATATTTGATACCGATGAGAATATGAGAAAAAGATTTTTTGAGCTGATAAAATAAAGGGGGTTGTCTTAGGTGATTGATTTTCATTGCGACACGCTTACAAAGGTTTTAAATGAACGAAAAAGGATATCAAGCCACGACCTGGCCAACTGGGGGATAAGAGGCCAGGTTTTTGCTGTGTTTATGGATCCCGTTTATAGAAAAAACTTTTCCGTGAAAGCTATGGAGATGATAGAGGCGTTTTATAGTGAGATTGAGGCCGATGAAAATCTGCTTTTAGCTAAATCCTGTGAGGATTTTGTAAAAGCGATGGAGGATGATAAGGTGGCCTGTATGCTTTCTATAGAAGGAGGCGAAGCGCTGGAAGGAAGTTTATCACTCTTAAGGATCTACTATAGGCTGGGGGTTAGAGCTCTCACTCTTACATGGAATGGTAGAAATGAGATTGCTGATGGAATAGGAGAGGAAGCTGGAGGTGGTCTTACCCGTTTCGGCAAAAGCGTTGTGAAGGAGATGAATCGCCTTGGCATGCTTGTAGATGTATCTCACTTGAGCGTAAAAGGTTTTTGGGATGTTTTAGAAATATCTTCGACTCCTGTTATTGCATCTCACTCTAATTGCAAGGCGCTTTGTTCCCATAAGCGTAATCTAAGCGATGATCAAATGAAGGTATTGGCTCAATGTGGAGGAGTTATGGGTATAACCTATGCTGATTTGTTTCTAAATGAAGGAAAGGCTCAATTTGAAGATGTCATTAAGCATATAGATTATGCTGTCAATTGTATAGGGATAGACCATGTGGCATTGGGGTCTGATTATGACGGGTGTAGTTTTCCCGAGGATATGGACATAGAAGATATAAAGAAAATACCCACATTGCTAAAGGAACGGTTTGGTTATTCTGATGAAGATGTAGATAAGATTATGTATAAGAACTGGCTTAGGATTATAAAAGACGTTGTAGGGTGAAAATAATAAAAAATTGAGGCTCTGTATTGTACAGAGCCTTTTAGAATAGATTAGATCTATATTAAAGGGGGAGTCAATGTATTGACCGATTTATAATATACAACATTTTATACATATTATCAACACTTTTCTACAATTGTTTACAAAAAGTTAACAATACCGTTTTCATAAACACACCGCAAAGAAATCTCAATTGCGTTGACTTTTCTGTAATGGTATAATACGTGTATAATATCGGTGCCATTTTTGTCGAGATTGGAGGTCTTATTTTAAGTCCATATTTATGAAAGGGGATATGATATGGAAATAAGTGTTATAAGGAAGGTAGACCCTGAAATAGCTGATGCTATCCTGCAGGAGCTTGGCAGACAGAGAAATAAAATAGAGTTGATTGCATCGGAGAACTTTGTGAGCCTTGCTGTAATGGAGGCAATGGGTACTCCTCTTACTAATAAGTACGCTGAAGGTTATCCTGGGAAGAGGTATTATGGTGGATGTGAGTACGTGGATATCGTGGAAAACCTGGCCATAGAAAGGCTGAAAAAACTGTATGGTGCTGAACACGCCAATGTGCAACCCCACTCAGGTGCTCAGGCTAATGAAGCGGTGTACCTTGCCGTACTAGAACCTGGTGATATTGTTATGGGTATGAATCTGGCTCACGGAGGACATTTGACTCACGGAAGTCCTGTGAATATATCAGGACGATATTATCGCTTTGTATCGTATGGTGTAGATGATAGCGGATATATAGATTATGATATGGTAAGAGAATTGGCACTGCAGCATAGGCCTAAGTTAATTGTAGCTGGGGCCAGCGCATATCCCAGAATCATTGACTTCAAGAAGTTTCGTGAAATCGCTGATGAATGTGGTGCGTATTTAATGGTGGACATGGCTCATATAGCAGGCTTAGTAGCGGCCGGACTGCATCCTAATCCAGTGGAATATGCACATTTTGTTACCACAACTACACATAAGACCCTTAGAGGACCTAGAGGCGGAGCAATCCTATGTAAGGGTGAGTTTGCAAAAGCTATAGATAAGGCCGTGTTCCCGGGGTTGCAGGGTGGCCCGCTGATGCATGTGATTGCTGCGAAAGCTGTGTGCTTTAAGGAGGCTCTTTCTGATGAGTTTAAAGAATATCAGCGGCAGATTGTAAAAAATGCCAAAGCTCTTTCTCAGGCACTTTTAGAAAGAGGCTTTGATTTGGTATCAGGGGGAACTGATAATCATCTGATGCTGGTAGATTTGAGAAATAGGAACCTGACCGGCAAGGAGGCTGAGAAAAGGCTTGATGACATAGGTATAACTGTAAACAAAAATGCCATACCCTTCGATCCTCAGAAGCCGAATATTACCAGTGGATTGAGATTGGGTACGCCTGCTGTTACTACAAGGGGTATGAAGGAAGCAGAGATGGAAACTATAGCAGAAATCATCGATATGGTGCTTAGACCGGACTTTGCCGAT of the Caldanaerobius fijiensis DSM 17918 genome contains:
- a CDS encoding accessory gene regulator ArgB-like protein, which gives rise to MEKVARKILEYIENKIPLNEEQRDYVYLGLQLILESLIEVITILIIALILGIFIETLVIVLVAGVFKLISGGAHCTTFGSCYTFSIILYPLSGIIANYMIITNYIKLHHIYILFSLIGIACFFYAPSQISIKPIADELRFRYKVTSLLFVMMTFIAVFILYTRDYRVLSISISIAMLFQAFFITPLGFYVTQVFDTLFAKLAAGKGVDP
- a CDS encoding sensor histidine kinase; this encodes MKEKFMSIIVYIVVLLLLLALINFGYYYIFTGVMDYNTGLVGLIVMDVVLLLFAIYGIIMIRNIFKMIETENEHMIREINYKNLEEINKSLRVQRHDFLNNIQVIYGLLSINMPDEAMKYIQEMFTELKKFENIFKTKDIAVNALLNSKYSIAKIKNIDMRFDVRSQLEYLDLMPHEITQILGNVIDNAIEAVEGEEEKIIYIKVYEDEIYYHFDVYNKGPNIPEEIRYNIFDYGFSTKQKEGRGVGLYIANSLLSAKGGKIEAVNLDDGVEFRIYVKKTSSC
- a CDS encoding cyclic lactone autoinducer peptide, whose protein sequence is MKNHGTLWSLLVSLIRLVAIADVSSASWWTFHQPEIPYKLKK
- a CDS encoding HD-GYP domain-containing protein encodes the protein MGGGGGYLLPHPPIIYIKFNTNFLRIRDYSKALFDHMNNTAFYTALICEALNLDEEEIELFITGALLHDVGKTKISNDILNKKGPLSPVEWLEIKKHPIYGVKIVSDEYKVLKDIIPIVRYHHERFDGKGYFGVKGKSVPLGAKIVSIADAFDAMYMIRPYRKALDFKAVIKEICRCSGTQFDPYIVQTINNYYGFYDGNDANINVLKEIIERGKGWLNRLLEWNIPFDYVNSFSLLLDRLINEYYVSVLFAKNPR
- a CDS encoding helix-turn-helix domain-containing protein, whose protein sequence is MEDAEIMISIGEMAERFNTTIQTIRWYEKELNLNIPRNELGQRIFGKAEIELFEKIFFLKEQGLNLKAIKKILENNNVIEQTPQTDIVAKDNSTEIALYNNFIDYMEAFKSQLMDEIRQENTQSRMYIINTINDIKTEIAATNMEFDKVDKFIEEWRQRQKGSQKKSILARIFSK
- a CDS encoding DUF1540 domain-containing protein; this translates as MPQQHIHCSVNNCHYWGSGNICQANEILVTSDKVANEKGESFDAPRNAATMATTPVSTCMETCCKTFTDKNTGNYNADGVYRR
- a CDS encoding MetQ/NlpA family ABC transporter substrate-binding protein, giving the protein MKKFLSIFLVLYLVLFLITGCVNKTTAGSGSNSSSSTNNAANNKSKTEVVLKVGASPVPHAEILAFVKPMLEKQGIKLEIQEMTDYVTPNEAVYDKQLDANFFQHKPYLDEFNKEKGTNLVAVTKVHIEPMGLYSTKIKKISQLRDGATIAIPNDPTNSGRALLLLQKYNIIKLRKGAPLTATQKDIVDNPKHIKFQELDAAQLPRVLQDVDGAIINGNYALDAKLNPLKDALIIEDKDSPYANILVTRPDNKDNPAIKALAKALNSPEVKKFIEDKYKGAIVPAF
- a CDS encoding methionine ABC transporter permease produces the protein MSLLTDELVNLYNIIAPSLLQTIYMVFFSTLFSVLIGAPLGIILVITREGNIWEKPRLNNILGFIINMARSVPFIILMIAIFPLSRLIVGTTIGTTAAIVPLALSATPFVARVIENSLLEVDWGIIEASLSMGASIPQIIFKVLLPEARSSLVLGITLTIINIIGYSAMAGAIGGGGLGDLAIRYGYMRFQTDVLIATIVILVLLVQAIQSAGNYIATILNKK
- a CDS encoding methionine ABC transporter ATP-binding protein — protein: MIKIQNLSKIYDAGGQKVIALDNINLTIKDGSIFGIIGLSGAGKSSLVRCINRLEEPTSGRIYIDDIDITSLDKKSLREARKKIGMIFQHFNLLSNATVFENVAFPLMIAGYPKKKIKERVYELLRLVDLEEKSQAYPSQLSGGQKQRVGIARALANHPRILLSDEATSALDPKTTKSILHLLKDINRKFGITIVIITHEMDVIKEICDEVAVIENGKIIEQASVVDLFTNPSADTTRTFIEDITESLPESIKISSKPDEKFVKISFRGSITSEPVISRMIKKFDVDVNIIKGSVDNVRDISIGKLLISITGNPDNILHSIEYLKETGLKVEVLTNELVDR
- a CDS encoding DUF2156 domain-containing protein — encoded protein: MKQFSIEDKNIFNEFFRKYPPQNSEYTFTNLYMWNHYYNLYYEIINDCLCLISQRDNITAILPPIGDELNIIRAFEVLYKRYKDEGSNTLLERFPEKLAKKISEIFCIEMELDEDNSDYVYNTSDLINLSGRKYHAKKNHVNRFKKLYNYSIETLNETNIMECLYFTEKWLQDKDIQENPGLLDEFQSIKTFFESYRYFDVKGIVIRIGGKVEAYTFGELLNPETAVIHIEKANPDIPDLYAFINQCFAEKVWSHIPYINREQDMGIPGLRRAKQSYHPVKMVYKYKGQI